The Verrucomicrobium spinosum DSM 4136 = JCM 18804 genome includes a region encoding these proteins:
- a CDS encoding alpha/beta hydrolase, with product MSIIPHRLLPLALATAIAAGFSTAAMAADRPTLKLWPQGAPEKEGFKMDAEKEIPPKNESDVKRVTNVTEPTITVYSPEKPNGTAVIVCPGGGYGILAIEHEGSQVCEWLNTLGVTGILLKYRVPKRSETDPSKEPIQDAQRAMGLVKKHAAEWGIKPDKIGILGFSAGGHLCVMSTLHPNERTYAQDPELDIADATPAFSIPVYPAYLTEKGNDFQLKPEIKVGPQAPPICLVHAHDDRITPAGSALVYLEYKKANLSAELHIFSKGGHGYGMKKSGNPVNDWPQRVGEWLKANGWAN from the coding sequence ATGAGCATCATCCCTCACCGACTTCTCCCCCTCGCCCTGGCCACGGCCATCGCCGCAGGCTTCTCCACTGCTGCCATGGCAGCGGATCGTCCCACCCTTAAGCTCTGGCCCCAAGGGGCACCTGAGAAAGAGGGCTTCAAGATGGATGCGGAAAAGGAAATCCCGCCGAAGAATGAAAGCGACGTCAAACGCGTGACCAACGTCACGGAGCCCACCATCACGGTCTATAGCCCGGAAAAACCCAACGGCACCGCAGTCATCGTCTGCCCCGGCGGCGGTTACGGCATCCTCGCCATCGAGCACGAGGGCTCTCAGGTGTGTGAATGGCTCAACACCCTGGGCGTCACCGGCATCCTGCTCAAGTACCGCGTCCCCAAGCGCAGCGAGACCGACCCCAGCAAGGAACCCATTCAGGACGCTCAGCGCGCCATGGGCCTCGTCAAGAAACACGCCGCAGAGTGGGGCATCAAGCCTGACAAGATCGGCATCCTCGGCTTTTCCGCCGGCGGCCATCTCTGCGTCATGTCCACCCTGCACCCCAACGAGCGCACCTACGCACAGGATCCGGAGCTCGACATCGCTGATGCCACCCCGGCGTTTTCCATCCCGGTCTATCCCGCCTACCTCACGGAGAAAGGAAACGACTTCCAGCTCAAGCCCGAGATCAAAGTCGGCCCGCAAGCCCCGCCCATCTGCCTCGTCCATGCCCATGATGACCGCATCACCCCGGCAGGCAGCGCCCTCGTCTATCTGGAGTACAAAAAGGCCAATCTCAGCGCCGAGCTCCACATCTTCAGCAAAGGCGGCCACGGCTACGGCATGAAAAAATCTGGCAATCCCGTGAACGACTGGCCGCAGCGGGTAGGTGAATGGCTCAAAGCCAACGGCTGGGCGAATTGA
- a CDS encoding polysaccharide deacetylase family protein encodes MPLQPASVSIDLDNLWCYLKTQGEPGWETFPSYLDQVTPRILQRLERAGIKATFFIVGRDASRAENWSALRSIADAGHEIANHSFDHDVSLSGFSRHELHRDFARSEAAILDATGQMPSGFRSPGFCMSALMKEVLFHRGYKYDASSLPTFLGPVARWYFYFFAKLPAEEKKKRSSLYGGVAGAFRQLGPHAIQADFMEVPVTTMPLVRVPMHLSYLLFLAQRSEALARLYWQTAVGLCRVAGVGPSLLLHPTDFLDANDVPEMGFFPAMRMPADRKMAMVDLTLQSLTRYWQTGTVADHAQAHVPAEALLPLFVAEGARLGV; translated from the coding sequence ATGCCTTTGCAGCCTGCGAGCGTCTCGATCGATCTGGACAACCTGTGGTGCTACTTGAAGACACAGGGAGAGCCGGGGTGGGAGACGTTTCCTTCTTACCTGGACCAGGTCACGCCGCGCATTTTGCAGAGGCTGGAACGGGCGGGGATCAAGGCGACGTTTTTCATCGTGGGGCGGGATGCCTCCCGGGCGGAGAACTGGTCGGCGCTCCGCTCCATCGCGGACGCCGGACATGAGATCGCCAACCATTCCTTTGATCATGATGTGTCACTGTCCGGATTCTCCCGGCATGAACTGCACCGGGACTTCGCGCGCAGTGAAGCGGCCATCCTGGATGCGACGGGGCAGATGCCGAGTGGCTTCCGGAGTCCGGGCTTTTGCATGTCGGCGCTGATGAAGGAGGTGCTTTTCCACCGTGGCTACAAGTACGATGCCTCGTCTCTGCCCACCTTTCTAGGGCCGGTGGCGAGGTGGTACTTTTACTTTTTCGCAAAGCTGCCTGCGGAGGAAAAGAAAAAGCGCTCCAGTCTCTATGGCGGCGTGGCAGGGGCTTTCCGCCAGTTGGGTCCCCATGCCATTCAGGCGGACTTTATGGAAGTGCCTGTGACGACCATGCCGCTTGTGAGGGTGCCCATGCATTTGAGCTATTTGCTGTTCCTTGCACAGCGATCAGAGGCTTTGGCCCGACTGTACTGGCAGACGGCAGTAGGGCTCTGCCGGGTGGCCGGGGTGGGGCCCTCCCTGCTCCTGCACCCTACGGATTTTCTGGATGCGAACGATGTCCCTGAGATGGGCTTCTTCCCCGCCATGCGGATGCCTGCCGACAGAAAGATGGCCATGGTGGATCTCACACTGCAATCCCTGACGCGCTACTGGCAGACGGGGACGGTGGCGGATCACGCTCAGGCCCACGTGCCCGCGGAGGCGCTGCTTCCGCTCTTTGTCGCGGAGGGGGCCCGCTTGGGGGTCTGA
- the wecB gene encoding non-hydrolyzing UDP-N-acetylglucosamine 2-epimerase, producing MRTLAKVAIVFGTRPELIKLGPVVREVERVGMEACVVNTGQHSDLLTPLLGHFQVRPKYDLATMEPGQSLNRLGARILAGVDEVLTKERPDVVLVQGDTATALMGAMAAFNHRIPIGHVEAGLRSGNPMNPFPEEMNRQMISRMASFHFAATDNNARTLLREGVPAEQIYITGNPVVDSLRQTLVTSRPKGELLDILNRVGQRKMVLVTTHRRENFGSTMRGHLRAIRRFATAHPEVCVVFPVHPNPNVREAAMAELAGHDGIVLTQPVGYADFVHLLSHAWLIVSDSGGIQEEVTALGKPMLVLRNNTERPEAVEAGAARLAGECPANLHQMLEAAVTDMEWFVRASHCHSVFGDGHSSRHIVDILNQRMVGAVQELRLAA from the coding sequence GTGAGAACGCTCGCAAAAGTGGCTATCGTATTTGGAACGAGACCGGAGCTTATTAAGCTGGGTCCTGTGGTCCGTGAAGTGGAGCGCGTGGGGATGGAGGCTTGTGTGGTGAACACCGGGCAGCATTCTGATCTGCTGACCCCTCTGCTGGGGCACTTTCAGGTGAGGCCCAAGTATGACTTGGCCACGATGGAGCCCGGGCAGTCCCTCAATCGCCTGGGCGCACGCATTCTCGCGGGAGTGGATGAGGTGCTGACGAAGGAGCGTCCCGATGTGGTGCTGGTCCAAGGAGATACCGCCACGGCGCTGATGGGGGCGATGGCGGCATTCAACCATCGTATTCCGATCGGTCACGTGGAAGCGGGGCTGCGCTCAGGCAATCCCATGAACCCTTTCCCAGAGGAGATGAACCGCCAGATGATCTCCCGCATGGCGAGTTTCCACTTTGCCGCCACGGACAACAATGCGCGCACGCTCTTGCGTGAAGGGGTGCCTGCAGAACAGATTTACATCACGGGCAATCCGGTCGTGGACTCCCTTCGCCAGACGCTGGTGACCTCCCGGCCCAAGGGCGAGTTGTTGGACATCCTGAATCGGGTGGGACAGCGCAAGATGGTGCTGGTCACCACCCATCGCCGGGAGAATTTTGGCAGCACCATGCGCGGGCACCTGAGGGCGATCCGCCGTTTTGCCACGGCGCATCCGGAGGTGTGCGTGGTCTTTCCAGTGCACCCGAACCCCAATGTGCGTGAGGCGGCAATGGCGGAGCTCGCCGGGCATGATGGCATCGTGCTCACCCAGCCGGTGGGCTATGCGGATTTTGTGCACCTGCTTTCCCATGCCTGGCTCATTGTTTCTGACTCGGGCGGGATTCAGGAAGAAGTCACCGCGCTGGGCAAGCCCATGCTGGTGCTGCGCAACAATACCGAGCGGCCGGAGGCGGTCGAAGCCGGGGCTGCCCGTCTGGCGGGCGAGTGTCCGGCGAATCTTCACCAGATGTTGGAGGCCGCAGTGACGGACATGGAGTGGTTCGTGCGTGCCAGCCATTGCCACAGCGTCTTTGGCGATGGGCACAGTTCCCGTCACATTGTGGACATCTTGAACCAGCGGATGGTGGGCGCGGTGCAGGAGTTGCGTCTCGCTGCCTGA
- the scpB gene encoding SMC-Scp complex subunit ScpB, which translates to MDLTRIVEALLFATQEPLSVVEMGRAIRETAREAKEFAQENNVEVDEAKAAMEAVTDDQVREALDQLVSHYEQDGRSFTVIERTAGWRLCARGEFGEWCRALYPSKKPARLSAPALETLAIIAYRQPITKSAIEAVRGVSVDAMVQQLLDRNLLKVDGRADLPGRPLLFSTTDLFLDHFGIRHLDDLPNAAELRRVKLPTPEETVESPSPEQAEAKEKEKKAENAMELGL; encoded by the coding sequence ATGGACCTTACCCGGATCGTTGAAGCCCTGCTTTTCGCCACACAAGAGCCTCTCTCTGTTGTGGAGATGGGGCGCGCCATCCGGGAAACCGCGCGCGAAGCCAAGGAGTTCGCTCAGGAGAACAACGTCGAGGTGGACGAGGCAAAAGCCGCTATGGAAGCGGTTACGGACGACCAGGTGCGCGAAGCCTTGGACCAGCTGGTCTCTCACTACGAGCAGGACGGCCGCTCCTTCACGGTCATCGAACGCACTGCCGGCTGGCGCTTGTGTGCACGGGGGGAGTTCGGGGAATGGTGCCGCGCTCTCTACCCTAGCAAGAAACCAGCCCGGCTCAGCGCCCCCGCTTTGGAGACCCTGGCCATCATCGCCTACCGACAGCCCATCACCAAGTCCGCCATCGAAGCTGTCCGCGGTGTCTCGGTGGACGCCATGGTGCAGCAGCTGCTTGATCGCAACTTGCTCAAAGTTGACGGCCGCGCCGATCTCCCAGGCCGACCCTTGCTTTTTTCCACCACCGATCTGTTCCTCGATCACTTCGGCATCCGCCATTTGGACGACCTCCCCAACGCTGCGGAACTGCGCCGCGTCAAGCTCCCCACCCCCGAGGAGACCGTCGAAAGCCCAAGCCCAGAACAGGCCGAGGCGAAGGAAAAAGAGAAAAAAGCCGAGAACGCGATGGAGCTTGGGCTGTAA
- a CDS encoding serine hydrolase domain-containing protein, giving the protein MKFVDATAFFCMAMTALPVAAKEIHEAARIGDLTQLERLLTEGHAADEPEDSLGVTAWQIASYHGRKEALDLLAKAGADVQRPFPDPQEIVDRVLSPAVKKNGPGFALLAARDGKVLYAKGYGLADLEKGVPITPDTVFRIGSVTKQFTAAAVLLCLEDGLLRLSDPLTKYFSGYLDGDKITLAHLLSHRSGIRNFTSFPAFSEQVTGPRTPGQVIATFRDMSLESEPGTRYAYCNSSYFLLAEIVKRASGEKYDDLLERRVFRSAHMFSTGVHRPELALQGEALGYARGEDGKGGWRRALDWHMSQAGGAGEFYSTVGDLYRWNEAVFNGKVLSPESLSMAHRPAAPHAEVSAEMTGLAAKYGYGWVADEERGLPKIWHTGGLPGFSSILVRYPAQNFTVVVLSNTLESIDGQTASALAAVVARQHLWREMGGQPCFRELPVPEGVRLADYAAPFDFGGLGVLRFRVKDGRLESKLAAQSWGAVRYHGEDEFRNDGVDATFTFRRDEKGMVNYVKLLQRGSTLEGERFDEPETGKLSREALDAVAGHYELPFGQIHFRVDNKSGELRGRVKGQQEFSYYPVKGDDGRFMCKAVRVQVMFLRPDGAKDGPATGLIIQQGGGMVPGRKVSVSGER; this is encoded by the coding sequence ATGAAGTTCGTCGATGCAACCGCCTTCTTCTGCATGGCCATGACTGCGCTTCCGGTGGCGGCGAAGGAGATTCACGAGGCCGCACGGATCGGGGATCTCACCCAGTTGGAACGGTTGCTCACGGAAGGCCACGCGGCCGATGAACCGGAGGATAGCTTGGGCGTGACCGCCTGGCAAATCGCGTCCTACCATGGCAGGAAGGAGGCTCTGGACTTGCTGGCGAAGGCAGGAGCGGATGTGCAGCGCCCTTTCCCCGATCCCCAGGAAATTGTGGATCGGGTTCTCTCGCCTGCAGTGAAGAAGAACGGTCCCGGATTTGCGCTGCTGGCAGCGCGAGATGGAAAGGTGCTCTACGCCAAGGGCTACGGATTGGCGGACCTGGAAAAAGGCGTGCCCATCACTCCGGACACCGTTTTTCGCATTGGGTCGGTGACCAAGCAATTCACGGCCGCGGCGGTCTTGCTTTGTCTGGAAGACGGACTGCTCAGGCTCTCGGATCCTCTGACCAAGTATTTTTCCGGCTATTTGGATGGGGACAAGATCACTCTGGCCCATCTCTTGTCGCATCGGTCCGGCATCCGCAACTTCACTTCGTTTCCCGCTTTTTCTGAACAGGTCACCGGCCCGCGGACCCCGGGGCAGGTCATCGCCACCTTTCGCGATATGAGCCTGGAGTCGGAGCCGGGCACACGCTATGCCTACTGCAATTCGAGTTATTTCCTGTTGGCTGAAATCGTGAAGCGAGCATCGGGGGAAAAGTACGATGACCTGCTGGAGCGGCGGGTGTTTCGCTCTGCGCACATGTTCTCCACTGGTGTGCACCGGCCCGAACTGGCCCTGCAAGGGGAGGCTCTGGGGTATGCCAGAGGCGAGGACGGAAAGGGTGGCTGGCGACGGGCTTTGGACTGGCACATGTCTCAAGCGGGCGGTGCAGGGGAGTTCTACTCTACGGTAGGAGATCTCTACCGATGGAATGAGGCCGTCTTTAACGGAAAAGTTCTGTCGCCTGAGTCTCTAAGTATGGCGCATCGTCCCGCGGCACCCCATGCTGAGGTCAGTGCGGAAATGACCGGACTGGCGGCAAAGTACGGTTATGGGTGGGTGGCGGACGAGGAGCGGGGGCTGCCCAAGATCTGGCACACGGGTGGGTTGCCTGGCTTTTCTTCGATCCTGGTCAGGTATCCAGCTCAGAATTTCACGGTGGTGGTGTTGTCCAACACGCTGGAATCCATCGATGGCCAGACTGCCTCTGCCCTTGCCGCGGTGGTGGCCCGGCAGCACCTCTGGCGGGAGATGGGTGGGCAGCCCTGTTTCCGCGAACTGCCTGTGCCGGAGGGGGTGCGTCTCGCCGACTATGCGGCCCCGTTTGATTTCGGTGGCCTGGGGGTGTTGAGGTTTCGCGTGAAAGATGGCCGGCTGGAAAGCAAGCTCGCCGCCCAATCGTGGGGAGCCGTGCGTTACCACGGAGAAGATGAATTCCGCAATGATGGCGTGGATGCGACGTTCACCTTCCGGCGTGATGAAAAGGGCATGGTGAATTACGTGAAGCTTCTTCAACGTGGCTCAACTTTGGAAGGCGAGCGCTTTGACGAACCCGAGACCGGCAAGCTCTCCCGTGAAGCACTGGACGCGGTGGCTGGCCATTATGAGTTGCCGTTCGGCCAGATTCACTTCCGGGTGGACAACAAGAGCGGCGAATTGAGAGGACGGGTCAAAGGGCAGCAGGAATTTTCCTACTACCCGGTGAAGGGTGACGATGGGCGGTTTATGTGCAAAGCCGTGCGCGTCCAAGTGATGTTCCTTCGCCCTGATGGTGCGAAGGATGGGCCGGCTACGGGGCTGATCATCCAGCAAGGCGGTGGGATGGTGCCAGGACGGAAGGTTTCGGTAAGTGGTGAAAGGTAA
- a CDS encoding sulfatase family protein has protein sequence MPSRPLISSCLKLASMFAMLLLATPSSAAEKNIVFFIADDMSPELGCYGNKAIKTPNIDALAADGTIFTNAYATTASCSASRSVVMTGLHNHANGQYGHQHDTGHFSCYPNVVSLALPQVMKAAGYRTGIFGKHHVAPTEIFTYDVMVAEKGRNTRELMENAREFITAKNDKPFIAYIASADPHRGGPELDIEGRPNAFGNKPNRGSIPGITEVFYDPKDVIVPHFLPDTIESRAELTQYYQSVSRVDFGIGHLVKLLKEAGLYDKTLIIITSDHGMAFPGGKTTVYEPGLKVPLIVRNPYVQRRGIKNDALVSHTDLTPTMLDFAGGLDREKNAPIKPVDADAFWKERGISKYENRGRRYSSYHGRSWLNILEQENDPTRTEIFASHTFHEVQMYYPMRVVRDQKYKLIWNIAHPLPFPFSTDLWAASTWQAQLKKGENAPYGQKTVGQYIHRPAFELYDMQYDADETKNLATDPAFAETLEEYKARLKKFQETMGDPWAQKWEYE, from the coding sequence ATGCCTTCACGCCCTCTCATATCGTCCTGCCTGAAACTGGCTTCCATGTTTGCCATGCTGCTTCTGGCAACGCCTTCATCCGCTGCCGAGAAGAACATCGTCTTCTTCATCGCCGACGATATGAGCCCGGAGCTGGGCTGCTATGGGAACAAGGCCATCAAGACGCCCAACATCGACGCACTTGCGGCAGACGGCACGATCTTCACCAATGCCTATGCCACCACGGCCAGTTGCAGCGCCAGCCGCTCCGTGGTGATGACGGGTCTGCACAACCATGCCAACGGCCAGTATGGCCACCAGCACGACACCGGCCACTTCTCCTGCTACCCCAATGTCGTCTCCCTGGCCCTGCCGCAGGTCATGAAAGCTGCCGGCTACCGCACAGGCATCTTTGGCAAGCACCACGTCGCCCCCACTGAGATCTTCACCTATGACGTGATGGTGGCGGAGAAGGGGCGCAATACCCGCGAACTGATGGAGAACGCCCGCGAGTTCATCACAGCCAAGAACGACAAACCCTTCATCGCCTACATCGCCAGCGCCGACCCACATCGTGGAGGCCCCGAGCTGGACATCGAAGGAAGACCCAATGCCTTTGGCAACAAGCCCAACCGCGGCAGCATCCCGGGGATCACCGAAGTGTTTTATGATCCCAAAGACGTGATCGTTCCGCACTTCCTGCCTGACACCATCGAGAGCCGCGCTGAACTCACCCAGTACTACCAAAGCGTCTCCCGGGTGGATTTCGGCATCGGCCACCTGGTGAAGCTCCTCAAAGAGGCGGGATTGTATGACAAGACGTTGATCATCATTACGTCTGACCACGGCATGGCTTTCCCCGGGGGCAAAACCACCGTCTACGAGCCTGGCCTGAAGGTTCCTCTCATTGTCCGGAATCCCTACGTGCAACGGCGCGGGATCAAGAACGACGCACTCGTCAGCCATACCGATCTCACCCCAACCATGCTCGACTTCGCCGGTGGCCTGGACCGGGAGAAAAACGCCCCCATCAAGCCTGTTGATGCCGACGCCTTCTGGAAGGAACGCGGCATCTCCAAGTACGAGAACCGCGGCAGGCGCTACTCCTCCTACCACGGCAGGTCCTGGCTCAACATCCTGGAGCAGGAGAATGACCCCACCCGCACAGAGATCTTTGCCTCCCACACCTTCCATGAGGTGCAGATGTACTACCCCATGCGAGTGGTACGGGACCAGAAGTACAAGCTCATCTGGAACATCGCCCACCCCCTGCCCTTCCCCTTTTCCACCGATCTCTGGGCCGCCTCCACCTGGCAGGCCCAGCTCAAGAAAGGCGAAAACGCCCCCTACGGTCAGAAGACCGTGGGACAGTACATCCATCGCCCAGCGTTCGAACTGTATGACATGCAGTACGACGCGGACGAAACCAAGAACCTCGCCACCGACCCCGCCTTCGCCGAGACGCTCGAAGAATACAAAGCCCGCCTGAAAAAGTTTCAGGAAACCATGGGCGACCCCTGGGCGCAAAAATGGGAATATGAGTGA
- the pheA gene encoding chorismate mutase: MTLEEVRTHIDHVDQQLLRLLNERADLVHHVGEIKRKEGLEIYAPDREERLLRKLVESNKEHKGRLPEKSIRAIYREIISAALALEQDLRIPFLGPAGSWTHQAAISRFGNSVLYLPEASTEDVFERVATQEADYGVLPIEHSTEGAVYHTLDHLVESPLQIYAQFLWRTETVLMSNGPRDTVDYIYGHPQVISQCRKWLAVNFPDAELREAPSTSQAAAFACEHPHSAALGTALGAELQGLKIIATSIDDSASQARFIILGRRPAPPTGNDHTLLMVTARDRVGTLLEILEAFVKQGINVRQIENRPVPSDESAAQSHVRFFLEVTGHCNDDNLKTALDEVVSDGDAIKILGSYPASNWAE, encoded by the coding sequence ATGACACTCGAAGAGGTACGCACACACATTGACCACGTAGATCAACAGCTACTGAGGCTGTTGAATGAACGGGCCGATCTCGTGCACCATGTGGGCGAGATCAAACGCAAGGAAGGCCTGGAAATCTACGCACCGGACCGTGAAGAACGCCTGCTACGCAAGCTGGTGGAGTCCAACAAGGAACACAAAGGCCGCCTGCCGGAGAAGTCCATCCGTGCGATTTATCGGGAGATTATCTCTGCCGCCCTGGCACTGGAGCAAGATCTGCGCATCCCCTTTCTCGGCCCTGCGGGCTCCTGGACCCATCAGGCCGCGATCAGCCGATTTGGGAACAGCGTGCTCTATCTTCCAGAGGCCAGCACTGAGGATGTCTTTGAGCGCGTGGCCACCCAGGAGGCCGACTACGGGGTGCTTCCCATCGAACACTCCACGGAAGGTGCCGTGTATCACACGCTGGACCACCTGGTGGAATCTCCGTTGCAGATCTACGCCCAGTTCCTTTGGCGTACGGAGACCGTCCTCATGTCAAACGGCCCCCGCGATACGGTGGACTACATCTACGGCCACCCGCAGGTGATTTCCCAGTGCCGCAAGTGGCTTGCCGTGAACTTCCCCGACGCCGAACTTCGCGAAGCGCCCTCCACCAGCCAGGCGGCGGCCTTTGCCTGTGAGCACCCCCACTCCGCCGCTCTGGGCACCGCCCTCGGAGCTGAGCTGCAAGGGCTCAAGATCATTGCCACCTCGATCGATGACAGCGCCTCCCAAGCCCGCTTCATCATTCTAGGACGCCGTCCAGCCCCTCCCACCGGCAACGATCACACCCTTCTCATGGTCACGGCCCGTGATCGCGTCGGCACCCTTCTGGAGATCCTCGAAGCCTTCGTCAAGCAAGGCATCAACGTCCGCCAGATCGAAAACCGTCCCGTCCCTTCCGATGAGTCAGCAGCCCAAAGCCATGTGCGCTTCTTTCTGGAGGTGACCGGGCACTGCAACGACGACAATCTGAAGACCGCCCTCGACGAAGTAGTCAGTGATGGCGATGCCATCAAGATCCTGGGCAGCTACCCCGCCTCCAACTGGGCAGAGTGA
- a CDS encoding FAD-dependent oxidoreductase yields the protein MAVIGGGIAGLTCALRLAEAGRQVTLIEATEQLGGLGGTCDYDGRTFEKFYHCMLPTDWPLLDLLTDLGLHDEVYWKPTTFGYASGTKIFPLNKALDLLKFSPLGISDRIRVGLTGLQGRRVSSEGLDDITAAEWLTKLSGRKAFEVFWKPMLQAKFGDRYDAVPALWFWSRFNREKADKMGEVKGYIRGGYRRIAEIIGKRITSLGGVVRLRERMVMLDLDRSDRPLVVTSRGEAVYDQVVITTPWQGIDRTLGANLRRALPPLDMNIDYQGVTNCLLFLRRPLSPHYWVATPEPTYPFDGVIETSNLTEEVERGARHVVYLTKYMHREDPRFREDEDLLSIEWWVALKKLFPDLRDQDLERRQVFRAPFVEPVYTTGYSARRPPEELVPGRVFLSNTAQVYPIVTSWNGSVAQANKTLEHVLVDC from the coding sequence GTGGCCGTCATCGGAGGCGGCATCGCAGGGCTGACCTGTGCGCTGCGACTGGCGGAGGCTGGGCGGCAAGTCACTCTGATTGAGGCGACTGAGCAGCTTGGTGGCCTTGGCGGCACCTGCGACTACGACGGGCGCACCTTCGAAAAATTTTACCACTGCATGCTGCCAACGGATTGGCCGCTGCTGGACCTTCTTACGGATCTTGGATTGCACGACGAGGTGTACTGGAAGCCCACCACCTTTGGTTATGCCAGTGGGACGAAAATTTTCCCCCTCAACAAGGCACTGGATCTGCTTAAATTCTCCCCTTTGGGGATTTCGGATCGCATCCGGGTCGGTCTGACGGGGTTGCAGGGGCGACGCGTCTCCAGTGAGGGGTTGGATGACATCACGGCCGCGGAATGGCTCACCAAGCTCTCGGGCCGCAAAGCTTTTGAAGTCTTCTGGAAGCCGATGTTGCAGGCCAAGTTTGGCGATCGCTATGACGCAGTGCCTGCGCTGTGGTTTTGGTCGCGGTTTAATCGCGAGAAGGCTGACAAAATGGGGGAGGTGAAGGGGTATATTCGCGGAGGCTACCGGAGGATCGCGGAAATAATCGGGAAACGCATCACTTCTCTGGGGGGGGTGGTGCGTCTCCGTGAGCGAATGGTGATGCTGGATCTGGACCGGTCTGACCGGCCGCTGGTAGTGACCTCCCGTGGTGAAGCGGTGTACGACCAGGTGGTGATCACCACCCCGTGGCAGGGGATTGACCGCACGCTGGGCGCGAACCTCCGCCGGGCGCTGCCGCCGCTGGACATGAATATTGACTATCAGGGAGTGACGAATTGTCTGCTCTTCCTGCGACGTCCCCTGAGCCCCCACTACTGGGTGGCCACCCCGGAGCCCACCTATCCCTTTGATGGTGTGATTGAGACCTCCAATCTCACAGAAGAGGTTGAGCGCGGAGCCCGCCATGTGGTGTACCTCACGAAGTATATGCACCGGGAGGATCCTCGTTTTCGCGAAGATGAAGACCTGCTTTCGATCGAATGGTGGGTGGCTTTGAAGAAGCTCTTTCCGGACCTGCGTGATCAGGATCTGGAGCGCCGTCAGGTGTTTCGCGCCCCCTTTGTGGAGCCCGTGTACACCACCGGATACAGCGCCCGTCGTCCTCCAGAAGAGTTGGTGCCAGGCCGGGTGTTTCTCTCCAACACCGCTCAAGTGTATCCCATTGTGACCTCATGGAACGGGAGTGTGGCGCAGGCGAACAAGACGCTTGAGCACGTGCTGGTTGATTGTTAG
- a CDS encoding glycosyltransferase family 2 protein, which yields MNPSLQSSAPIRVVLPAYNEEKDLPRLLDRLQASLNAMGRQYEIIVVDDGSRDRTAEIAEAAAGRMPVRLVQHTVNQGLGRAMQTGLSVAADLGGVVVTMDADNSHDPCYISEMVAVLERESMGVVIASRFRPGSLVQGVPWHRRMLSWGCFLAMKLVLPYKGVRDYSTGFRAYSPEAIKALVEKYGDRLVEVSGFACMVEILAKLRTVGTPAKEIPYILRYDEKQGVSKLRIIRTLRQYGSVVGRFWMQVPAGAWQRSLLLMVADV from the coding sequence GTGAATCCCTCGCTCCAATCTTCTGCTCCCATCCGGGTAGTCCTGCCTGCCTACAATGAGGAGAAAGATCTGCCACGTTTGCTTGATCGATTGCAGGCGTCGCTGAATGCAATGGGCCGGCAGTATGAGATTATCGTCGTGGATGATGGCTCCAGGGACCGCACGGCAGAGATCGCGGAGGCGGCAGCCGGGCGCATGCCCGTGCGGCTCGTGCAGCACACGGTAAACCAAGGGTTGGGGCGGGCCATGCAGACGGGACTCTCCGTCGCGGCTGATCTGGGTGGCGTGGTGGTGACCATGGACGCGGACAATTCTCACGACCCCTGCTACATTTCGGAGATGGTGGCAGTGCTGGAGCGGGAGTCGATGGGGGTGGTGATTGCCTCGCGATTCCGGCCTGGCAGCCTGGTTCAGGGGGTGCCGTGGCACCGGCGGATGTTGAGCTGGGGTTGCTTCCTGGCCATGAAGCTGGTGCTGCCGTACAAGGGGGTGCGGGATTATTCGACAGGATTTCGAGCATACAGCCCGGAAGCCATTAAGGCGCTTGTGGAAAAATACGGCGACCGCCTGGTGGAGGTCAGTGGCTTTGCCTGCATGGTGGAGATACTGGCGAAGCTGCGCACGGTAGGAACGCCTGCTAAAGAGATCCCCTACATCCTGCGCTATGACGAGAAGCAGGGGGTGAGCAAGCTGCGCATCATCCGGACACTCCGGCAGTATGGTTCTGTTGTCGGGCGCTTCTGGATGCAGGTGCCCGCCGGTGCCTGGCAACGTTCTTTATTGTTGATGGTGGCGGATGTTTGA